In Ruminiclostridium papyrosolvens DSM 2782, the following proteins share a genomic window:
- the secG gene encoding preprotein translocase subunit SecG, whose protein sequence is MEAAKWIVNILHIIFAVSIIIIVLLQSGKQAGLSGSIAGGAETFFGKNKGRTIDALLGKYTAFAAIAFLITSIALYLLIDRVG, encoded by the coding sequence TTGGAAGCTGCAAAATGGATTGTTAATATACTACACATTATCTTTGCTGTTTCAATAATTATTATTGTATTGTTACAGTCAGGAAAACAGGCTGGTTTGTCAGGCTCAATAGCAGGAGGAGCAGAGACATTCTTCGGCAAGAACAAGGGTCGTACTATTGATGCATTGCTTGGAAAGTATACTGCTTTTGCTGCGATTGCATTTCTCATTACATCTATTGCTCTTTACTTGTTGATAGATAGAGTTGGTTAA
- the eno gene encoding phosphopyruvate hydratase, which yields MKQYIPIESVFAREILDSRGNPTVEVEVIAEGGFVGRASVPSGASTGAFEAIELRDENSDRYMGKGVVTAVDNVNNTIAPEVEGMNVFDQVAVDKLMIDLDGTPNKERLGANAILGVSLAVAKAASEALGLGLYQYIGGVNSKTLPVPMMNIINGGKHADNSVNIQEFMIMPVGAESFKEALRMCAEVFHNLKKVLHSKGLSTAVGDEGGFAPNLETDEQAIQVILEAVEKAGYKPGDDFRIAIDAAATEMYQEDGSYFFWKTNIRKSKEEMVEYWADLVNKYPIISLEDGVSEEDWEGWKLLTDKLGSKIQLVGDDLFVTNTKRLEKGIKMGVANSILIKVNQIGTLTETLDAIQMANRAGYTAVTSHRSGETEDATIADIAVATNSGQIKTGAPSRTDRVAKYNQLLRIEEELGEVAEFPGIKAWFNLK from the coding sequence ATGAAACAATATATACCAATTGAAAGCGTTTTCGCCAGAGAGATTCTTGATTCCAGAGGAAATCCGACTGTTGAAGTCGAGGTTATTGCCGAGGGTGGTTTTGTCGGACGTGCTTCTGTACCTTCGGGCGCATCAACCGGTGCTTTCGAGGCTATTGAGCTGAGAGATGAGAATAGCGACAGGTACATGGGAAAAGGCGTGGTAACAGCAGTAGACAATGTAAATAATACTATAGCACCTGAAGTTGAGGGGATGAATGTATTTGATCAGGTTGCCGTAGATAAACTTATGATTGATCTTGATGGTACACCTAACAAGGAGAGATTGGGTGCCAATGCAATACTCGGTGTATCCCTGGCTGTTGCAAAAGCCGCTTCGGAGGCTTTGGGACTGGGACTGTACCAGTATATCGGAGGAGTAAATTCAAAGACACTTCCCGTGCCTATGATGAATATAATAAACGGAGGAAAGCACGCCGATAACAGCGTAAATATACAGGAATTTATGATAATGCCTGTTGGCGCTGAAAGCTTTAAGGAAGCTCTTAGAATGTGTGCTGAAGTATTCCACAATCTTAAAAAAGTTTTGCATAGTAAAGGTCTTAGTACCGCAGTAGGTGATGAAGGTGGTTTTGCACCAAATCTTGAAACAGATGAACAGGCAATTCAGGTAATCTTGGAGGCAGTTGAAAAAGCCGGCTACAAACCGGGAGATGATTTCAGAATAGCCATTGATGCTGCTGCAACAGAGATGTATCAAGAGGATGGTTCTTATTTCTTCTGGAAGACAAACATTAGAAAAAGCAAAGAAGAGATGGTAGAGTACTGGGCTGACCTTGTTAATAAATACCCGATAATATCTCTGGAAGACGGTGTGTCGGAAGAGGATTGGGAAGGTTGGAAACTGCTGACAGATAAACTGGGCAGCAAGATTCAGCTGGTAGGTGATGACCTTTTTGTAACCAATACTAAGAGACTTGAAAAAGGTATAAAGATGGGTGTTGCAAATTCTATACTGATAAAAGTAAATCAGATAGGTACACTTACAGAAACACTTGATGCAATACAAATGGCAAACCGTGCAGGCTATACTGCTGTTACATCTCACAGATCAGGAGAGACAGAGGATGCAACTATAGCTGACATAGCAGTAGCAACAAATTCAGGTCAGATAAAAACCGGAGCACCTTCCAGAACAGACAGAGTTGCTAAATACAATCAATTATTAAGAATAGAAGAAGAATTAGGAGAAGTTGCAGAATTTCCGGGAATAAAAGCATGGTTTAACCTAAAATAA
- a CDS encoding AraC family transcriptional regulator yields the protein MDTWSKIETIEKMQNYIEKCILEPISLHMLAKEAGYSPWYTARIFKELTGKAPFLYIRLLRLNVAAEKLRNDNIKVNHAAFDFVFDSYEGFTRAFSKQFGITPKQYSKTKPEIKFFIPEEIRGYYLEIKKEWIIYG from the coding sequence ATGGATACATGGAGTAAGATAGAAACCATAGAAAAAATGCAAAACTACATTGAGAAGTGCATCTTAGAACCTATTTCGCTTCACATGCTGGCTAAAGAAGCGGGATACTCCCCTTGGTATACTGCGAGGATATTTAAAGAGCTTACCGGTAAAGCTCCCTTTTTGTATATTAGGTTGTTAAGATTGAATGTGGCTGCTGAAAAACTCAGAAATGATAATATCAAAGTTAATCATGCTGCTTTTGACTTTGTGTTTGACTCATATGAAGGTTTCACCAGAGCCTTTTCAAAGCAGTTTGGCATAACTCCGAAACAGTATTCAAAAACAAAACCGGAAATAAAATTCTTTATTCCGGAAGAAATCCGTGGATATTACCTTGAAATCAAAAAGGAGTGGATAATATATGGCTGA
- a CDS encoding helix-turn-helix domain-containing protein — protein sequence MRFGDRLRELREERDITQKKLGELINVSTRVIGYYEANDRFPKDENVLKTLADFFNVSVDFLVGRTDIRNFSDDFVAESKIPYNLDLKGLPEEALKKVEDYIDLIKTKYNSPKQN from the coding sequence ATGAGATTTGGTGACAGATTAAGGGAATTAAGGGAAGAACGAGATATTACCCAAAAGAAATTGGGCGAATTAATAAATGTTTCTACCAGAGTTATTGGTTACTATGAAGCTAACGACAGATTTCCAAAAGATGAGAATGTATTAAAAACCCTCGCGGATTTCTTTAATGTGTCGGTGGATTTTCTTGTTGGCCGTACCGATATCAGAAATTTTTCCGATGATTTTGTTGCAGAATCAAAAATCCCTTATAATTTGGACCTTAAGGGGCTTCCTGAAGAAGCTCTTAAAAAGGTTGAAGATTATATTGACTTAATCAAAACCAAATATAATTCTCCTAAACAAAATTAA
- a CDS encoding helix-turn-helix domain-containing protein yields the protein MRFGDRLRELREERDITQKKLGELINVSARVIGYYEANDRFPRDENVLKTLADFFNVSVDYLVGRTEIRFSSDDIVAESKISYNLDVKGLPDEALKKVEDYIDLIKTKYKSNNNSPKKK from the coding sequence ATGAGATTTGGTGACAGATTAAGAGAATTAAGGGAAGAACGAGATATTACCCAAAAGAAGTTGGGCGAATTAATAAATGTTTCTGCCAGAGTTATTGGTTACTATGAAGCTAATGACAGATTTCCAAGAGATGAAAATGTATTAAAAACCCTCGCTGATTTCTTTAATGTGTCGGTGGATTATCTTGTTGGCCGTACCGAGATAAGGTTTTCTTCCGATGATATTGTGGCAGAATCAAAAATCTCTTATAATTTGGACGTCAAGGGGCTTCCGGATGAAGCTCTGAAAAAGGTTGAGGATTATATTGACTTGATTAAAACCAAATACAAATCCAATAATAATTCTCCTAAGAAAAAATAA
- the gpmI gene encoding 2,3-bisphosphoglycerate-independent phosphoglycerate mutase, which yields MEKKLVTLMILDGFGNNPKQEGNAIQAANKPNLDRYLTKYTNTVVHTSGMDVGLPEGQMGNSEVGHTNIGAGRIVYQELTRITKSIKDGDFFEKEEFLKAVENCKKNNSKLHLFGLLSDGGVHSHNTHLYGLVEMAKRNGLKDVFIHCFYDGRDVPPDSSKVYTEELEAKLKEIGVGKIASVMGRYYSMDRDNRWERVQLAYDVMVSGKGLTANSAVEAVEASFAKKEFDEFVKPTAIMENGKPVATIDANDSVIFFNFRPDRAREITRTFVDPEFKGFERAKGFFPLFFVCMTQYDKTMPNVVVAFKPQTLDNTFGEYISRLGYRQLRIAETEKYAHVTFFFNGGVETQYEGEDRALIPSPKVATYDLKPDMSAYEVAEEAVKRIDSKQYDVIILNFANCDMVGHTGVFDAAKAAVEAVDECVGKVVDAVNAQGGVVLITADHGNAEQMVDYENGGAFTAHTTNVVPLIGIGLGNAALKEGRLADLAPTMLDIMGVDKPAEMTGISLLQK from the coding sequence ATGGAAAAGAAATTAGTAACATTAATGATCCTTGATGGCTTCGGAAACAATCCGAAACAAGAAGGGAATGCCATACAGGCTGCAAATAAGCCGAATCTGGACAGATATCTTACTAAATATACAAATACCGTTGTTCATACAAGCGGTATGGACGTAGGTCTGCCTGAGGGTCAGATGGGAAACTCTGAGGTTGGACATACCAATATTGGTGCAGGAAGAATTGTTTATCAGGAATTAACCAGAATAACAAAATCAATAAAAGATGGAGATTTCTTTGAAAAAGAAGAATTCCTAAAAGCAGTAGAAAATTGCAAAAAGAATAATTCCAAGCTTCATCTGTTCGGACTTTTATCTGACGGAGGAGTACACAGCCACAATACACATTTATATGGTTTAGTTGAGATGGCGAAGAGAAACGGTTTAAAAGACGTATTTATACACTGTTTCTACGACGGAAGAGATGTTCCGCCGGACAGCTCAAAGGTATACACCGAAGAACTTGAAGCAAAGCTGAAAGAAATCGGAGTGGGTAAAATAGCATCTGTAATGGGAAGATACTATTCCATGGACAGAGACAACCGTTGGGAAAGAGTACAGCTTGCATATGATGTAATGGTATCCGGAAAAGGTTTAACTGCAAATTCAGCAGTTGAAGCAGTAGAAGCATCTTTTGCAAAGAAAGAATTTGATGAATTCGTAAAACCAACAGCTATAATGGAAAATGGTAAACCTGTTGCAACAATAGATGCAAATGACTCAGTAATATTCTTCAATTTCAGACCTGACAGAGCAAGAGAAATAACAAGAACCTTTGTTGACCCTGAATTCAAAGGATTTGAAAGAGCAAAAGGTTTCTTCCCACTATTCTTTGTTTGCATGACTCAGTATGATAAGACAATGCCGAATGTTGTAGTTGCATTTAAGCCTCAGACTCTGGATAATACCTTCGGAGAATATATAAGCAGACTTGGTTACAGACAGTTGAGAATTGCTGAAACTGAGAAGTACGCACATGTTACCTTCTTCTTCAACGGCGGTGTTGAAACACAATACGAAGGAGAAGACAGAGCACTTATACCTTCACCGAAAGTAGCTACTTACGACTTGAAACCTGACATGAGTGCTTATGAAGTTGCTGAAGAAGCGGTTAAGAGAATTGACTCAAAACAATACGACGTAATAATCCTTAATTTTGCTAACTGCGACATGGTCGGACACACAGGTGTATTTGATGCTGCAAAGGCTGCTGTTGAAGCAGTTGACGAATGTGTAGGAAAAGTAGTTGATGCTGTTAATGCACAGGGTGGAGTAGTATTGATAACTGCCGACCACGGAAATGCAGAGCAGATGGTTGATTATGAAAATGGAGGAGCCTTCACCGCACACACTACAAACGTAGTACCACTTATCGGTATAGGTTTGGGAAATGCTGCTCTAAAAGAAGGAAGACTTGCTGACCTTGCACCTACAATGCTTGACATAATGGGTGTTGATAAACCTGCCGAAATGACAGGAATTTCACTTCTTCAAAAATAA
- the tpiA gene encoding triose-phosphate isomerase, translated as MSMMNKKTIEDIDVAGKKVIVRVDFNVPLDADRKITDDKRIVGALPTIKYLVEKGAKTILVSHLGRPKEGFEDKFSMKPTAVRLGELLGKEVIMAKDVVGEDAKAKAAALKDGEVLMLENVRFHKEETKNDANFAKELASMAEIFVNDAFGTAHRAHASTAGLADYLPAVCGFLIKKEIEFMGKALANPARPFVAILGGAKVSDKIAVIENLIDKVDTLIIGGGMAYTFLKAKGYHIGNSICEEEKIDLAKTLMEKAEAKGVNLMLPIGSMVAKEFKNDTEIKYVPSDAMPDGWMGMDIGSLTIEKFAKEIMKAKTVIWNGPMGVFEFPNFAIGTKEIAKSVAESGALSIVGGGDSAAAVEQLGYADKITHISTGGGASLEFLEGKELPGIAVLMDKNPRKVIAAGNWKMNKTASEAVAFVNALKPAVADAKNEVVVGVPFVCLPGVVEAAKGSNIKVAAQNMHWEENGAYTGEVSGPMLADLGVDYVIIGHSERREYFGETNEMINKKAHAIFKYGMTPIVCCGETLTQREQGVTADHIRYQIKVALLGLTAEQVSKLVIAYEPIWAIGTGKTATNEQANEVCAVIRALIVELYGSEVAEQVRIQYGGSVNAKNAADLFAMSDIDGGLVGGASLKVEDFSIIAKA; from the coding sequence ATGAGCATGATGAACAAAAAAACAATTGAAGACATTGATGTTGCCGGCAAAAAGGTAATAGTAAGAGTTGATTTTAACGTGCCACTGGACGCAGACAGAAAGATTACTGATGACAAGAGAATAGTTGGAGCACTTCCTACTATCAAATATCTTGTTGAAAAGGGAGCTAAGACTATACTTGTATCCCATTTAGGAAGACCAAAGGAAGGTTTTGAAGATAAATTCAGCATGAAGCCAACAGCTGTAAGACTTGGCGAACTTCTCGGAAAAGAAGTAATAATGGCTAAAGATGTTGTAGGCGAAGATGCAAAGGCAAAGGCTGCTGCATTAAAAGACGGCGAAGTTCTTATGCTTGAAAACGTAAGATTCCACAAGGAAGAAACAAAGAACGATGCTAACTTTGCAAAAGAACTTGCAAGCATGGCTGAAATATTTGTAAACGATGCTTTCGGAACTGCTCACAGAGCACACGCTTCTACTGCAGGATTAGCTGATTATCTCCCTGCTGTATGCGGATTCCTTATAAAGAAAGAAATCGAATTCATGGGTAAGGCATTGGCTAACCCTGCAAGACCATTCGTAGCAATATTGGGTGGTGCAAAGGTTTCTGACAAAATCGCAGTTATCGAAAACCTCATTGACAAGGTTGATACATTGATAATCGGTGGCGGTATGGCATATACCTTCTTAAAGGCAAAAGGATATCACATCGGAAATTCAATCTGTGAAGAGGAAAAAATTGACCTTGCTAAGACTCTTATGGAAAAAGCAGAAGCAAAGGGTGTTAATTTGATGCTTCCAATAGGAAGTATGGTAGCTAAGGAATTTAAGAACGATACAGAAATCAAGTACGTTCCATCAGATGCAATGCCGGACGGATGGATGGGTATGGATATAGGTTCACTTACAATAGAAAAATTTGCAAAAGAAATAATGAAAGCAAAGACAGTTATCTGGAACGGACCTATGGGTGTATTTGAATTCCCTAACTTCGCAATAGGTACAAAGGAAATTGCAAAGTCAGTTGCAGAATCAGGAGCACTTTCAATAGTTGGTGGCGGGGATTCAGCTGCTGCAGTTGAACAACTCGGTTACGCTGACAAGATCACACATATTTCTACAGGTGGAGGAGCTTCTCTTGAATTCTTAGAAGGTAAAGAGCTTCCGGGTATTGCAGTTCTTATGGATAAAAACCCAAGAAAAGTAATTGCTGCAGGTAACTGGAAAATGAATAAAACTGCTTCAGAAGCTGTTGCATTTGTAAATGCATTGAAGCCTGCTGTTGCTGATGCAAAAAATGAAGTAGTAGTTGGTGTTCCATTTGTATGCCTGCCTGGAGTTGTTGAAGCTGCTAAAGGTTCAAACATAAAGGTTGCAGCACAGAATATGCACTGGGAAGAAAACGGAGCCTACACAGGAGAAGTTTCCGGTCCAATGCTTGCAGACCTTGGCGTTGATTATGTAATAATCGGCCACTCCGAAAGAAGAGAATATTTCGGAGAAACAAATGAAATGATTAATAAAAAGGCTCATGCAATATTCAAATATGGCATGACTCCAATCGTATGCTGCGGTGAAACACTCACACAGAGAGAGCAGGGAGTTACAGCTGACCATATCAGATATCAGATAAAGGTAGCATTACTTGGCTTGACTGCTGAACAGGTTAGCAAGCTTGTTATTGCATACGAACCAATCTGGGCTATTGGAACAGGTAAAACTGCTACAAATGAACAGGCAAATGAAGTCTGCGCAGTTATCAGAGCGTTGATTGTAGAACTTTATGGCTCAGAAGTAGCTGAACAGGTTAGAATTCAGTACGGCGGAAGCGTAAATGCAAAGAATGCTGCTGACTTATTTGCAATGTCTGATATAGACGGCGGACTTGTTGGCGGAGCAAGCTTAAAGGTTGAGGATTTCTCAATAATAGCAAAAGCATAA
- a CDS encoding ABC transporter permease codes for MKKNMYLLFYKTISLIKNNRLIFMVLLLVQIITILSMIFFFTTVVKSRASYVAAYKSMRTITVNMSNGKYYTKSHDIAADIKNNGIAQIENIEFHFLDNISSEKPPRELVAYLHPELCSEDVFGTPISQEDIKKLAKAVVPSNQNKEINPDAEEYQIGDNMKIAGLSFRASGIRQGGYLDEIPYTTGLNVLKLSSFRVIIPTDVSQRQKEQLQQYFESTFQGTVRLPKPVSQKTISSLFFPLIASVFIGIIAILNFIFIYKYMMKKCRKDYIILRICGCSRFKSILLIFAQLVLIFSFSYLISICLLFLLKQSCSGKFIFGSISVTFQDCIIIYTCFVLIILTIIAPFALSFFRNSLISSQKFNT; via the coding sequence ATGAAAAAGAATATGTATTTATTGTTTTACAAAACAATTTCACTTATTAAAAACAATCGTCTGATATTTATGGTGCTTCTGCTAGTTCAGATTATCACAATCCTGTCCATGATATTTTTCTTTACTACAGTGGTAAAATCCAGGGCATCATATGTGGCTGCATATAAGTCAATGCGTACAATAACCGTAAATATGTCAAACGGAAAATATTATACTAAAAGCCATGACATTGCAGCCGATATAAAGAATAACGGAATAGCACAAATAGAAAATATTGAATTCCATTTTCTTGATAACATCTCATCAGAAAAACCTCCAAGAGAATTAGTAGCTTATTTACATCCCGAACTTTGCAGCGAAGATGTATTCGGAACCCCTATTTCACAGGAAGATATTAAAAAGCTTGCAAAAGCGGTGGTACCGAGCAATCAGAATAAAGAGATTAATCCTGATGCTGAAGAGTATCAAATCGGGGATAACATGAAAATTGCAGGGCTCAGCTTTAGGGCCTCCGGAATCCGCCAGGGCGGATATTTGGATGAAATCCCGTATACAACAGGTCTTAATGTACTAAAGCTTTCATCCTTCCGGGTAATTATTCCCACGGATGTTTCTCAAAGACAAAAGGAGCAGCTCCAGCAGTATTTTGAAAGTACATTTCAAGGGACCGTGCGTCTTCCCAAACCGGTGTCTCAGAAAACTATATCCAGCTTATTCTTTCCTTTGATTGCAAGTGTTTTTATCGGAATTATTGCAATATTAAATTTTATATTTATATATAAATATATGATGAAAAAATGCAGAAAGGATTATATTATTCTTCGTATTTGTGGCTGCTCTCGTTTTAAGAGCATTCTTTTGATATTCGCCCAGCTTGTTCTCATTTTTTCGTTTTCATATTTGATCAGCATATGCCTGCTTTTCCTCTTAAAACAATCGTGTTCAGGAAAATTTATCTTTGGTAGTATTTCTGTAACATTTCAAGACTGCATTATTATTTATACCTGTTTTGTATTAATAATCCTTACAATTATAGCTCCATTTGCTTTAAGCTTTTTTCGAAATTCATTAATTTCAAGTCAGAAATTCAATACATGA
- a CDS encoding FtsX-like permease family protein — protein sequence MKTLFLAFKLFGKNKFLNIVLVFELAAIGIILVVASNMSQYSTSSINTFKNSSDRIIYCMDPNWYKKDKITFNFYSELRNKTKDLKYFKGISEIGGTFIYFNRKQLEDKLPANGREASNVILYDDETSKAIRYPLSEGKWFSTEKVNGYVPCVVGGIYAKNYNVGDKIIGYTFIDNNYTIQNCNLVITGKLAKPEKVLILDYSSINIDLPVSKLYINMIENELFLIAPRSQLQIPSELTPNVLLYLDNSCPESEIAGLRKKLTFSYTKTDTELLEAERNENSQLVAIVLPFVFMLFLISLCGIVTMCLLTTLNNMETFSIYYLTGCSRKRTIFITGIYSLLYIIFAGILFLIGLSAFYHSNNARIVNVYFIMNSKSILFTATACILPALLSFIIPFYALRKNNPVEMLKID from the coding sequence ATGAAAACACTTTTTTTGGCATTCAAATTATTCGGCAAAAACAAGTTTTTGAATATTGTTCTTGTTTTTGAGCTTGCTGCCATTGGAATAATATTAGTGGTAGCATCAAATATGTCTCAATACAGTACCAGCAGCATCAATACATTTAAGAACAGCAGCGACAGGATTATATACTGCATGGATCCCAACTGGTATAAGAAAGACAAAATAACATTTAATTTTTATTCCGAGTTGCGCAATAAAACAAAGGATTTAAAGTATTTTAAAGGTATTTCTGAAATAGGTGGAACTTTTATATATTTTAACAGAAAGCAACTTGAGGACAAATTACCCGCAAATGGTAGGGAAGCTTCCAATGTGATTTTATACGATGACGAAACCTCTAAAGCAATTAGATATCCCTTATCCGAAGGAAAATGGTTCAGTACAGAAAAAGTAAACGGTTATGTCCCCTGTGTCGTAGGAGGAATTTATGCCAAAAACTATAATGTAGGAGATAAAATTATCGGATATACTTTTATTGATAATAATTATACAATTCAAAATTGCAATCTGGTTATTACAGGGAAGCTTGCAAAGCCCGAAAAGGTATTGATTCTTGACTATTCCTCCATTAATATAGATTTGCCTGTTTCAAAGCTTTACATAAACATGATAGAAAACGAGCTTTTTTTGATAGCCCCGAGGTCTCAATTACAAATTCCTTCCGAATTAACTCCGAATGTTCTTCTTTATCTTGACAACTCCTGTCCCGAAAGTGAAATTGCAGGACTGCGGAAAAAGCTGACATTTTCCTATACCAAAACGGATACGGAATTACTTGAAGCTGAAAGGAATGAAAATTCTCAGCTTGTAGCAATTGTACTGCCCTTTGTATTCATGCTGTTTCTGATATCACTGTGCGGTATTGTTACCATGTGCCTGCTTACAACACTTAATAATATGGAAACCTTCAGCATCTATTATCTGACAGGCTGTTCCAGGAAAAGAACAATTTTCATCACCGGCATCTATTCTCTTTTATACATTATTTTTGCCGGAATCTTGTTTCTCATTGGACTATCCGCTTTTTATCACAGCAATAATGCCAGAATTGTGAATGTGTATTTTATTATGAATTCCAAAAGTATTCTGTTTACAGCGACAGCATGCATACTACCGGCCTTGCTTTCTTTTATTATTCCATTCTATGCATTAAGAAAAAACAATCCTGTGGAAATGCTTAAAATAGATTAA
- a CDS encoding ABC transporter ATP-binding protein: MIVINNLSKKFNIGKKNELTAINDISLTINDGEMVAIMGRSGAGKSTLMHILGCLDSPTSGSYFLDKEQIDGLSEGQLAIKRNRKIGILLQDFALVNNDTALQNVMTPLFFSKVPILKMKAKTREALSLVGIEALANQKVGTMSGGQKQRVALARTLVNNPSVILADEPTGALDSNTADEIMLLLQDFNNKGVTVVIVTHDIKIAGYCKRIIEIADGVLSSDKVLEENRIDNE, encoded by the coding sequence ATGATTGTGATTAATAATTTATCAAAGAAATTCAATATTGGTAAAAAAAATGAACTGACTGCTATAAACGATATATCCTTAACCATAAATGACGGAGAAATGGTAGCAATTATGGGAAGGTCAGGTGCCGGAAAATCAACCCTTATGCACATTTTAGGTTGTCTGGATAGTCCTACCAGCGGCTCTTATTTTTTGGATAAAGAGCAAATAGACGGTTTATCTGAGGGGCAGCTTGCAATAAAAAGAAACAGGAAAATAGGGATTCTTCTACAGGATTTTGCTCTTGTTAATAACGATACAGCCCTGCAAAACGTAATGACACCATTGTTTTTCAGTAAAGTGCCAATACTAAAAATGAAAGCAAAAACAAGAGAAGCACTTTCATTGGTGGGCATTGAAGCCTTAGCCAATCAGAAGGTCGGAACAATGTCAGGAGGTCAGAAACAGAGAGTTGCTCTTGCAAGAACTCTTGTAAATAACCCGTCAGTTATTCTAGCCGATGAACCAACAGGAGCACTTGACAGTAATACTGCCGATGAAATTATGCTCCTTTTACAGGATTTTAATAATAAAGGCGTTACTGTTGTAATCGTAACTCATGATATAAAAATCGCAGGCTACTGCAAAAGAATAATTGAGATAGCCGATGGTGTGCTAAGCAGCGATAAAGTATTGGAGGAAAACCGTATTGATAATGAATAA
- a CDS encoding pentapeptide repeat-containing protein: MKLQKPKIPDKLIQSENINEIVMSLTSSGYDIENYHFKSCSLNDISSISVEFSKCIIEKCSIKKCDVQNFVFDNVIFRDCDISNMDFSDAVFRNTEFVNCNLTGIILSHTRLSDISVSSCNMQYSNLTNSHISRSRIEKSNLSNSYIWEAQLKDVEFEQCTLVSVEFTGTLLKDIDFTSCELEGLLIKGPELKGAIVNEFQALSLSKLLGIVIKD, encoded by the coding sequence ATGAAATTACAAAAGCCTAAGATACCTGACAAATTAATACAATCAGAAAATATAAATGAAATAGTTATGAGCTTAACCTCTTCAGGTTATGATATCGAAAACTACCACTTTAAAAGCTGTTCTCTCAATGACATTTCTTCCATTTCCGTAGAATTCAGTAAATGTATTATTGAAAAATGCAGTATTAAGAAATGCGATGTGCAGAACTTTGTGTTCGACAATGTTATATTCAGGGATTGTGATATTTCAAATATGGATTTCAGTGATGCGGTATTCAGAAACACCGAATTTGTAAACTGTAATCTTACCGGTATCATACTTTCTCACACAAGACTCAGCGATATATCTGTCAGCTCCTGCAATATGCAGTACTCAAATTTAACGAACTCGCATATCTCCCGGAGCCGCATTGAAAAGTCCAACCTTTCTAACAGCTACATATGGGAAGCTCAGCTAAAGGATGTGGAATTTGAACAATGTACTCTGGTTTCAGTAGAATTTACCGGAACCCTGCTAAAAGATATTGATTTTACTTCCTGTGAATTGGAGGGTCTGCTTATCAAAGGGCCTGAACTAAAGGGAGCCATTGTCAATGAATTTCAAGCCCTATCCTTGTCAAAGCTGTTGGGCATAGTCATTAAGGATTAA